In Opitutus sp., one genomic interval encodes:
- a CDS encoding ATP-binding protein gives MKTEPEKPDLLKDQLKYLKLGYLLRHHGELTAEAAKARCSHAEFLRRLVQAETQDRQIRALERRIQAARFPVKKTVDQFQWDWPKELNEAQVRHLFELGFVKERTNVVFCGGVGLGKTHLASALGYAACQAGYTVLFTTAVDAINALVTAQSLHRLQAELKRYMTPAVLVLDEVGYLPLDKSGADLLFQIVSQRYERGSLIVTTNKAYKHWAGIFNNDAGITAAILDRLLHRAQTVVIEGKSYRMKDRLADEPAS, from the coding sequence ATGAAAACAGAACCCGAAAAACCCGATTTATTAAAAGACCAGCTCAAGTATCTGAAACTCGGTTACCTGTTGCGTCACCACGGCGAACTGACCGCCGAGGCGGCCAAGGCGCGCTGTTCGCACGCCGAATTTTTACGCCGACTGGTGCAGGCCGAGACCCAGGATCGCCAGATCCGGGCGCTGGAGCGGCGCATCCAGGCAGCGCGCTTCCCGGTCAAGAAAACCGTCGACCAGTTCCAGTGGGACTGGCCCAAGGAGTTGAACGAAGCGCAGGTACGCCACCTCTTCGAACTGGGCTTTGTGAAGGAGCGCACCAACGTGGTGTTTTGCGGTGGTGTGGGGCTCGGTAAAACACACCTCGCGAGCGCGTTGGGCTACGCGGCCTGCCAGGCGGGTTACACGGTGCTGTTTACGACGGCGGTGGACGCGATCAACGCCCTGGTCACCGCCCAGTCCCTGCACCGGTTGCAAGCCGAGTTGAAGCGTTACATGACCCCTGCGGTGCTCGTGCTCGATGAGGTCGGCTACCTGCCGCTCGACAAGTCGGGGGCCGACCTGCTCTTCCAGATCGTCAGCCAACGCTACGAACGCGGCTCGCTGATCGTCACCACCAACAAGGCCTACAAACACTGGGCAGGGATCTTTAACAACGACGCTGGCATCACCGCGGCGATCCTGGACCGCCTGCTGCACCGGGCCCAGACCGTCGTCATCGAGGGCAAATCCTACCGCATGAAAGACCGCCTGGCCGACGAACCTGCAAGCTGA